A region of Anopheles merus strain MAF chromosome 2R, AmerM5.1, whole genome shotgun sequence DNA encodes the following proteins:
- the LOC121589439 gene encoding uncharacterized protein LOC121589439 → MDSKMLHVIIGFIVIVQQAAGDDLGLLSSTLRAFRTICCDDELLTLSCPIGTSISVELVQYGAKESNDTLQCAYSELDSSYYVPEPTPPALSTIDFSVPVPVNTTTVTPTATMASTEPATNDTLTTVERPKDKCTPLYVLQYSILQTVVEACQKKRRCRIQATPKNFATAPCPGIHRMVEVNHKCRPFEFRSLVSCEKDIVRLTCGQYTRIAIYSATYGRTAYESSHCSQTAASKEQTCLSEHTSLTLTEICQGRRKCTVAVESSTFGNPCPENIRVYLKVIYACVSRNVFRERYITPLEDDEQDERPYESNELYDEELTPAPNQIEGSAIGKGVSTNHNKYAGSSGESAVKAENIVTFNKDAGTDSSAGSDYSSLLDDGHLLIVSVAVLFFCCVCLSFGALVAYKMKLFQSGNNRCIKASESTDSHSTPSSYRGPSEDFDLVECMPDTMDAMAVKAAEQPPPPQTIVQPVVASAPVAHHSTILPAFKFAEPRGGSLSQISTTMFILPNYLMAGPLPGTLSNRRPKDAQGSALQSGDNLTITLATTDIPGSSSSNNNGNTPPITSKMEAPSPVYYSQHLQPHHHHQQQQQQHVPYGVSTSCGQCTTLGWQPVSGGVIGGGTAAGPIYGGKLLPVENAPSATTSKTSHPYHRNQSLKSSAGEPEGRPDEGPAAEGGTGAADGGLRLVGPGTTLTQSHPFLWLGLKIGLM, encoded by the exons ATGGATAGCAAAATGTTGCACGTTATTATTGGATTTATCGTTATTGTTCAACAGGCTGCGGGAGATGACCTAG GGCTTCTGTCTAGCACGCTGCGTGCGTTCCGTACAATTTGTTGCGACGATGAGCTGCTCACTCTGTCGTGCCCGATCGGTACCAGCATTTCCGTGGAGCTCGTTCAGTATGGAGCGAAAG AAAGCAACGATACGCTCCAGTGCGCGTACAGCGAGCTGGACAGCTCCTATTACGTGCCCGAGCCGACTCCGCCCGCCCTAAGTACGATTGACTTCTCGGTGCCGGTCCCAGTAAATACAACGACCGTTACGCCCACGGCAACGATGGCAAGCACCGAGCCGGCTACGAACGATACGCTGACCACGGTGGAGCGTCCGAAAGACAAATGCACCCCCCTTTATGTACTGCAG TACTCGATCCTGCAGACGGTCGTCGAAGCGTGTCAGAAGAAACGACGCTGTCGGATACAGGCCACACCGAAGAACTTTGCCACCGCACCCTGCCCCGGCATCCATCGTATGGTGGAGGTCAATCACAAATGTCGTCCAT TCGAATTTCGCAGCCTGGTATCGTGCGAAAAGGACATCGTGCGGTTGACGTGCGGTCAGTACACCCGCATTGCGATTTACAGCGCCACCTACGGTCGAACCGCGTACGAAAGTTCGCACTGCTCGCAAACGGCCGCCTCAAAGGAGCAAA CCTGTCTGTCCGAGCACACGAGCCTGACGCTGACGGAGATCTGCCAAGGTCGGCGCAAGTGCACGGTGGCGGTGGAAAGCTCCACCTTCGGCAACCCATGTCCGGAGAATATCCGGGTCTACCTGAAAGTAATCTACGCCTGTG TCTCGAGGAACGTGTTCCGTGAGCGGTACATCACACCGCTGGAGGATGACGAACAGGACGAGCGGCCGTACGAGTCGAACGAGCTGTACGATGAGGAGCTGACGCCGGCACCGAACCAGATCGAGGGCTCGGCCATCGGCAAGGGTGTCAGCACCAACCACAACAAGTACGCCGGCAGCAGTGGTGAGTCGGCGGTCAAGGCGGAAAATATAGTCACATTCAACAAGGACG CCGGCACCGACAGCTCCGCTGGAAGTGACTACTCTTCGCTGCTCGATGACGGACACCTGCTGATTGTCAGTGTCGCGGTACTGTTCTTCTGCTGCGTCTGCCTGTCGTTCGGGGCGCTGGTCGCGTACAAGATGAAGCTGTTCCAGTCGGGCAACAATCGGTGCATCAAGGCGTCCGAGTCTACGGACAGCCATTCGACACCGTCCAGCTACCGGGGACCGAGCGAGGACTTCGATCTGGTCGAATGCATGCCGGACACGATGGACGCCATGGCGGTGAAGGCGGCTGAG CAACCGCCGCCACCGCAAACGATCGTGCAACCGGTCGTCGCATCCGCACCGGTCGCTCACCATTCAACCATCCTGCCGGCGTTCAAGTTTGCCGAGCCGCGCGGCGGAAGTCTGTCGCAAATATCGACCACCATGTTCATCCTGCCGAACTACCTAATGGCGGGCCCGCTGCCCGGCACCCTGTCAAACCGGCGCCCCAAGGATGCCCAGGGCTCAGCACTGCAATCGGGTGACAATCTCACCATCACACTCGCCACCACCGACAtccccggcagcagcagcagcaacaacaacggtAACACCCCGCCCATAACAAGCAAGATGGAGGCGCCCAGCCCGGTGTACTATTCGCAACATCTGCAgccccaccatcaccaccagcagcagcagcagcagcacgtgccGTACGGTGTGAGCACCTCCTGTGGCCAGTGCACGACGCTCGGATGGCAGCCGGTATCCGGTGGTGTTATTGGTGGTGGCACAGCTGCCGGCCCGATCTATGGTGGAAAGCTGCTGCCGGTGGAAAACGCGCCCAGTGCCACCACGAGCAAAACGTCACACCCGTATCATCGCAATCAATCATTAAAATCGTCTGCCGGTGAGCCGGAAGGTCGTCCGGATGAAGGGCCAGCAGCTGAAGGAGGCACCGGTGCGGCAGACGGGGGACTGCGGCTGGTGGGACCGGGGACTACCCTAACACAGTCGCATCCTTTTTTATGGCTGGGCTTGAAAATCGGGCTGATGTAA